From Zalophus californianus isolate mZalCal1 chromosome 16, mZalCal1.pri.v2, whole genome shotgun sequence, one genomic window encodes:
- the LOC113939114 gene encoding LOW QUALITY PROTEIN: olfactory receptor 3A1-like (The sequence of the model RefSeq protein was modified relative to this genomic sequence to represent the inferred CDS: substituted 1 base at 1 genomic stop codon): MPSQTCTHERPEVLLHLVTDLENLSQEDIREKALRGQGPKGPESRTNGTAVTEFILLGLVEMPGLXPVVFVVFLFAYLVTVGGNLSILAAILVEPKLHTPMYFFLGNLSVLDVGCITVTVPSMLARLLSHKRTIPYGACLTQLFFFHQLAGVDCFLLTAMAYDRFLAICQPLTYSTRMSQTVQRILVAVSWALAFTNALTHTVAIATLKFCGPNVINHFYCDLPQLFQLSCSSTQPNKLLLFGPGILMAGAPVILITSYIHVAAAVLCIRSAEGRKKAFSTCGSHLTMVGIFYGTGVFSYMRLGSLEASDKDKGIGILNTVISPMLNPLIYSLRNPDMQEALWQVLTGKRALV, translated from the exons ATGCCCTCACAGACCTGCACTCATGAGAGACCTGAGGTTCTGTTACATTTGGTGACAGATTTAGAAAACCTGAGTCAGGAAGACATCAGAGAAAAGGCTCTCAGAGGACAG GGACCCAAGGGCCCAGAATCCAGGACCAATGGAACAGCTGTTACTGAGTTCATCCTGCTGGGCTTGGTGGAGATGCCAGGGCTATGACCCGTTGTCTTTGTAGTCTTCCTCTTTGCCTACCTGGTCACAGTTGGAGGCAACCTCAGCATCCTGGCTGCCATCTTGGTGGAGCCCAaactccacacccccatgtacttcttcctgggGAACTTATCAGTGCTGGATGTTGGGTGCATCACCGTCACTGTTCCCTCGATGTTGGCTCGTCTCCTGTCCCACAAGCGTACAATTCCCTATGGAGCCTGCCTCACACAGCTTTTCTTCTTCCATCAGTTGGCTGGTGTGGACTGCTTCCTGCTGACAGCCATGGCCTATGACCGATTCCTGGCCATCTGCCAGCCCCTGACCTACAGCACCCGAATGAGCCAGACAGTCCAGAGGATATTGGTGGCTGTGTCCTGGGCTTTAGCCTTCACCAATGCACTGACTCACACAGTAGCCATAGCCACACTCAAGTTCTGTGGTCCCAACGTGATCAATCACTTCTACTGTGACCTCCCACAGCTCTTCCAGCTCTCCTGCTCTAGCACCCAGCCCAACAAGCTGTTGCTCTTTGGTCCGGGTATCCTCATGGCAGGTGCACCTGTGATTCTCATCACCTCCTACATCCATGTGGCAGCTGCAGTTCTATGCATCCGCTCTGCTGAGGGCAGAAAGAAAGCTTTCTCTACATGTGGCTCCCACCTCACCATGGTGGGCATATTCTATGGGACAGGTGTCTTCAGCTACATGAGGCTGGGCTCACTGGAGGCCTCAGACAAGGACAAAGGGATTGGCATCCTCAACACGGTCATCAGCCCTATGCTGAACCCACTCATCTACAGCCTCCGGAACCCTGACATGCAGGAGGCTCTGTGGCAGGTGCTCACAGGGAAGCGAGCCCTTGTATGA